The sequence below is a genomic window from Scophthalmus maximus strain ysfricsl-2021 chromosome 19, ASM2237912v1, whole genome shotgun sequence.
TTTGACATTTCATGGCGCAGCAACATTTAGATGGAAAATCCACCGCTGCATGAAACTATAGACTACATAAAGAGATGAACTACTACTATGGACAGCAGGTGTGAAGAGGAAAACTTCACCGATTGGCTGATTGAGTATTCATGAGCTGCCTCCAGCTGATGTCACTGAAGGGGTTAAATCCGTGCAGCATGTTGACTCCTATGATGGACAGGGCATGCTAATATTATTGCCATCAGATGTCCAAGGGCGGGGACGTACGTCTCCTAATCATTTCCTCCTGAGCGCCCCTGAAAGAGAAGCCCAGTGGCGGAGTGGGGGGGTTTAAACCCCGCCTGTATGGgctgtttttgggggggggggggggggggcagtacaGCATCCGGATCGGACCGTGATGGTACAGGATGCGTGTGCTTAGCTCCATTGAACGAGACTAAATAGGGGAGAGAGCCTTTAATGCCGACAATAAGCCGCCTCATTCAGCAGCGCGGCCCGGACGCACAGCTCAGAATCTGGGGAGGGGGCTGTTCCGATCCGCAGCGGCAGTTTATAGGTGCTGAAATCACTTCAGTAAATCGTTGGAATGCCCtttaatgaattttaaaaaatcatcagTCTCAAATTAGCTGACGACCAAAACAACCTCATCCACGCAGCCTCTTGATGACTCGAGATTTGTCCCCATGAGGATGAATGTGCGTAAAAGTGTCATGCACAGgaatctctccctccctccctccctcccacacacacacacactcagagagagagagagagagagagagagagagaggaataccCAGCTGGTCCTACAAGCCCTATAATACCAAGCGCAACATGCTTCACCTTCAATGAAAGCTGAGACGGGGGCCACGGTTCACTGCTGGTCCCGAACTCCGCGCTCAGAGCTCCACCTCAggcttctcctccatctgcgTCTTCTGCGACCTTCTGCTGTGGGACGACTTGCATCGTCTTTCACTGACTTTCCCAAAGCAGAGGGACACGTTTGGATACCGCTCCTGTCCcctgctgcctccctccctccctccctgtcagAGGTGATGGTCTCACCCTCTTTCAGGGGACCGGTCCTCAGGTGATGGTGCCTATATCGAGTCAGGCTCCACTTCTGGAAACGTGCTGAGGGTTTTCCctacaagttttatttttttttgttgtcgtccCGTTTGATACCTCCTCATGGCGCCCTGCTCTCGCTTCGTGGTCGTGCTGCTCTACGGCTGGACTCATCTGTGCGTTGGATACTGCGCGATGCTGAAGACGGACACTGCGCCCGAGGGGCGACCGGTGGATTTTACGCACTCGGCGAACAAGAAGCACGACGACCGGGACCTGCTCTTACAGGATACAATGACGGAACACATGCAGATGCTTTACGCGAAGTACAACCGCGCCGGGTTCCCCTTCAAGGACGGCAACACCGTCCGCAGCTTCAAAGCGCACTGGGGTACGTGTCCAAAAAGTTTGGTTTTACGCATGTTTGCAACACGAGATTCTCCTGGTTTGGAGAGGGAATGAAtacatgtgtcagtgtgtgaacacTGGGAGTTTAAACTGGATCTGCTCAAGTCTCAATCTGCTTTTGCTTAGTTGGAATTTTACGCATAGTTTTTTTTCGTGGAGCGTGCGCGCAATTTAGCCATATTCAAAAACTATCGACGCCTTTCAGTGGGTAAAtgtttatgattatgattaagTTATAAACATATAAAGTATGAGGACTTTGGTGCCTTTCACGTGCTGGTTTAAAGGAGCCGACAGTGAAATACACCTGTTGATCCAGTCATGGAGACGCGATCAACCTGTCGCACTCCACCTCTGATGCGCCACAAAACAGGAGCTTCCTGCATCAGATATCTGCAGGTAACGCAAAAACAATCCCAAATAGTTTGTTACACGACTGTTTTCACGCCTCAAGATTTCTTTTACTCTCAGATGAAGTCTAGACAGAGTTTTCCCCCGAGCCAGAATCTGGCAGCTGCTCGGTTGCGAAGTGTTGCAGCTGAGattctgcatttcatttttttttttctctccagaaacTATTATGAATATTTCTGAATGACTTCGTGGCTGCGCGGTGTTATTATCACTTGGACACGGGACACTTATTTAACGAGCAGCTTCCACTGAGGGGTCAGAGATTATTGGAGCACACTGCCCCCTATCGCCCGGTAGATGTATTTCACAACATAAAGGGacagttcacccaaattacaaacATGACGAGAGGAACTTTAGCCAACATGAAATTAGAGGAACTTCATTTTTACAGCACTGAAATATGAATAGAATCAAGACATTTCCTttagtgaaataaatgaaactatGGTCCTCAGTTTTATTGTTCTGAGTTATAGGGATGTTGTTTGggaaatacagatttttttttgtattattattttgtgtgacCTCACCCATTTACTTGGATTGTTTCGGATAAGTctggaaatgttttaaaatatatgaggttaaggtttttttaattttcattccTGTACAACTCTTCTGCACTGTGTAAATAACAATATTCATCATTCATGCGCAGGTACGTTAAACGCGAAGCGGCTGCAGATTTTCAACCTCACCTCCCTCACCAAGTCCGAGGACGTCCTGTCAGCCACGCTCCACTATTACATTGGAGACCTTCACAACGGCACCCGGGGCCACCGCCACGGCCCGCGGAGGCACAGCCACGTCCACATGGTCATCTGGAGCTTCGCCTCGGTGGATAACAAGATGAGGACGCTGGGACAGTTTCGGATCAACGTGTCCACCCTCTACAGGGACTTCATATCTTGGCAGTGGAAGGACATTACGCGCGTGGTCAACCAGGCCAAGCATCACGACGAGCTGCTCATCGGGATCGACGTGGCCTCGCAGGGGCCCCGGCCGTGGAAGCAGCTCCTGTCCGACCGCTCGCCCTACATCCTGGTCTACGCCAACGACTCTGCCATCTCAGAACCCGAGAGTGTGGTGGCCACCCTCCAGAGACACCACTCGGTGGGAGGGGAGGGCCCCCAAAAACTGGGGCTGCTGCGCGAGCGGAACCACACCGAACAGGAGcagcccccccagcccagaCACAGGCGCTCGGTGAACGTTTTGCTCCCGTTGCAGAACAACGAACTCCCCGGGCCCGAGTACCCGTACGAGACGACCGGCTGGGACGAGGCGAGTCCGTACGAACCTTTCGAAAACAAGCAGGCGCGTCGGCCGCGCAAAAAGACGCGCAAGAACCAGCGGCACAAGGTGCCCCTGCTGCAGTTCGACGAGCAGACGATCAAAAAGGCGCGGAAGAAGCAGTGGAACGAGCCCAGGAACTGCGCTCGGAGGTACCTGAAGGTGGACTTCGCCGACATCGGATGGAGCGAATGGATTATATCGCCCAAGTCGTTCGACGCCTTCTACTGCTCAGGGTCCTGCCAGTTCCCCATGCCAAAGGTGAGTGTCGTCGAGAAGACACGTCT
It includes:
- the bmp3 gene encoding bone morphogenetic protein 3, with the protein product MAPCSRFVVVLLYGWTHLCVGYCAMLKTDTAPEGRPVDFTHSANKKHDDRDLLLQDTMTEHMQMLYAKYNRAGFPFKDGNTVRSFKAHWGTLNAKRLQIFNLTSLTKSEDVLSATLHYYIGDLHNGTRGHRHGPRRHSHVHMVIWSFASVDNKMRTLGQFRINVSTLYRDFISWQWKDITRVVNQAKHHDELLIGIDVASQGPRPWKQLLSDRSPYILVYANDSAISEPESVVATLQRHHSVGGEGPQKLGLLRERNHTEQEQPPQPRHRRSVNVLLPLQNNELPGPEYPYETTGWDEASPYEPFENKQARRPRKKTRKNQRHKVPLLQFDEQTIKKARKKQWNEPRNCARRYLKVDFADIGWSEWIISPKSFDAFYCSGSCQFPMPKALKPSNHATIQSIVRAVGVVPGIPEPCCVPEKMSSLSILFFDEDKNVVLKVYPNMTVDSCACR